acacaccgccccACACCCCAAACACTGTTCCCCAACTCACGCGACCGTCTTTCTCTCGCGCACACGGGTCACAACCATGTCGCAAGTCAAGCATctgcagcgaggcgcagAGGCGAGACGGCCTGCTCTGTGAAGGCACTACCACCCTCGTAGTCAAGCACGAGAGCAACACCGACTGCATGCGTAGCAACCTTTGCActcgacgcagccgcgccagctACGACTACCTCGTCGGAGCCAGCGACGGCCGGAGTCTGGGCAACACCAGCAACAACTTCGTCTACCACTCCAACCGGAAGCCGACGGGGGGCAGGAGCTTGGAATATCTTGACGGGGACCAGAACCGCATCTCGAATGTCGCCCAAAACCTTGGCGACCATCACGACGACCCGCACTGCTTCGACTCCGACAGCGATAGTGGCGAGTGCCTCCTCGATCACCAGATCCGACTGCTGGAAGCGAAGAAATCGGCTGCGAGCTCGCGCAAGTGCGCGAACCCGGGCCCGGTCGGCCTGCTCGGCTTTGGCCTCTCGACGATCCTGCTGAACCTGCACAACACCGGGAACTTTCCGCTGTCGACGGTGATCGTCGCCATGGGCATCTGCCTCGGCGGAGGTGCGCAAGCCCTCCACTGCTGTAGgtttccttccctcctctcttccgcTTTATCGTTGTTCTCtgtagacacacacacacacacacacacactcccaCTGATGCACCTGCTCCTCTCCTGCACTCTGGAGTCGACTCAGatcgcacccgcacccgaAATAAGTGGTCTCTCTTCGCccattctctctctgcgtgtcgACCCTGCTTCGCGCcccgcagacacgcgcacgtgttCGTGCCGAAAGCAACGCAGGCATTCATGCCTGCACGCCGCTGTGCATGtccgcatgcgcgtgtgcgtgtcctCGCCGCGCGGTGAGGGTCAAGCGTGGCGAAGTACAAACGAAGCGTGCATCAACGTCGTCGACGTCACCACGTCGCTTCTTGGTTTTTCGTTGTGTGCAAAACCCGCTTCCAGccccactcacccaccccaccccctcccacatGTGAAAAAAAGAGCAATGCAACGCGCAGAGGTGGCCCGCTGGTGTGGTGCGCGGCAAGGCCATTGTGTGCGCGTCATTGATGgtgggcgtgtgtctgtggaaGGAGAGGCGGTAAGTCTGGCGTTAGCCCGCCGACTGATGtcgctcgctcttctctgccgccgctaTCCCCCACCCCATGCGGAGATGTCCAACACATACGGCTACACACGCCCAAACGCaggcatgtgtgtgtgtgtgtgcgcgcgcgggcATTTAGGTACGTATGTGTGCTGTGGTCTgcttgcctcctcctcctcctccctcatctttctctct
Above is a genomic segment from Leishmania major strain Friedlin complete genome, chromosome 3 containing:
- a CDS encoding conserved hypothetical protein (previous protein_id=AAM69005.1) — its product is MRSNLCTRRSRASYDYLVGASDGRSLGNTSNNFVYHSNRKPTGGRSLEYLDGDQNRISNVAQNLGDHHDDPHCFDSDSDSGECLLDHQIRLLEAKKSAASSRKCANPGPVGLLGFGLSTILLNLHNTGNFPLSTVIVAMGICLGGGAQALHCCRFPSLLSSALSLFSVDTHTHTHTLPLMHLLLSCTLESTQIAPAPEISGLSSPILSLRVDPASRPADTRTCSCRKQRRHSCLHAAVHVRMRVCVSSPRGEGQAWRSTNEACINVVDVTTSLLGFSLCAKPASSPTHPPHPLPHVKKRAMQRAEVARWCGARQGHCVRVIDGGRVSVEGEAVSLALARRLMSLALLCRRYPPPHAEMSNTYGYTRPNAGMCVCVCARGHLGTYVCCGLLASSSSSLIFLSLSPRLSVSGAPPPSPSLYRPKTRVRCSRLDDIEPLPPDLGIPACIFVVGLFPLACPPSVGIISAAAHPELSASLPLL